Proteins encoded in a region of the Pigmentiphaga litoralis genome:
- a CDS encoding CpaF family protein yields MDMTASIEFADDGVAFVNTQRFHDVKAAAHEHLLSRIEELGAEFGRWSRAAIQQFVDLEVDSFVRLRRVPINESELRQVSAALTKELAGLGPLEDLLADAAVEDVLINGYDNVFVSRRGILAKESLRFSDNNHLLRIVRRILAPLGRRLDESSPMVDARLPDGGRLNVVIEPLAVDGPMVSIRKFRKDPLKPADLLTLGTFNEEIHRLLSVAVRERCNILVSGGTSSGKTSLLNALAFFVPETERVVTVEDTAELSLNHPHVVRLESRQGGFEGAGAVTIRDLIRNSLRMRPDRVVVGEVRGPEVMDMLQAMNTGHEGSMATIHANSPRECLYRIEMLAGFAGFQGSEDSLRRQIASALDFVVQIGRLSNGRRRITSISEVTGMGDNVIATQELFRYESFIAPDGEEKDRWISLGIHPHTPKLAKYRDQLRMPTPDAPPPAAGGNGGFWSRGR; encoded by the coding sequence ATGGACATGACGGCTTCTATCGAATTTGCCGATGATGGCGTGGCCTTCGTCAATACGCAGCGCTTCCACGACGTGAAGGCGGCTGCGCACGAGCACCTTCTGAGCCGCATCGAAGAACTGGGCGCGGAATTTGGCCGGTGGTCCCGCGCGGCCATCCAGCAGTTTGTCGACCTGGAAGTGGACAGCTTCGTGCGCCTGCGCCGGGTGCCGATCAACGAAAGCGAACTGCGTCAGGTGTCCGCCGCGTTGACCAAGGAACTGGCGGGCCTGGGCCCCCTGGAAGACCTGCTGGCCGATGCCGCGGTCGAAGACGTGCTGATCAACGGCTACGACAATGTGTTCGTGTCCCGCCGCGGCATCCTGGCCAAGGAAAGCCTGCGCTTCAGCGACAACAATCATCTGCTGCGTATCGTGCGCCGCATTCTTGCGCCGCTGGGCCGGCGGCTTGATGAATCAAGCCCGATGGTCGACGCGCGCCTGCCTGATGGCGGCCGCCTGAACGTGGTGATCGAGCCCCTGGCCGTCGATGGCCCGATGGTCTCGATCCGGAAATTTCGCAAGGATCCGCTCAAGCCGGCCGACCTGCTGACCCTTGGCACATTCAACGAAGAGATCCACCGCCTGTTGAGCGTCGCGGTGCGCGAGCGCTGCAACATCCTGGTGTCAGGCGGCACCAGCTCGGGTAAGACGTCGCTGCTGAATGCACTGGCGTTTTTCGTGCCCGAAACCGAACGGGTCGTGACGGTGGAAGACACCGCTGAACTGTCGTTGAACCATCCGCACGTGGTGCGGCTGGAATCGCGTCAGGGCGGCTTTGAAGGCGCCGGCGCGGTCACCATTCGCGACCTGATCCGCAACAGCTTGCGGATGCGGCCTGACCGCGTGGTGGTGGGCGAAGTTCGCGGCCCCGAAGTGATGGACATGCTGCAGGCGATGAACACGGGTCACGAAGGGTCGATGGCGACCATCCACGCCAACTCGCCCCGTGAATGCCTGTACCGGATCGAAATGCTGGCCGGCTTTGCCGGCTTCCAGGGGAGCGAAGACAGCCTGCGCCGGCAGATCGCCAGTGCGCTCGACTTCGTGGTGCAGATTGGCCGGCTGTCGAATGGCCGCCGGCGCATCACCTCGATTTCCGAGGTGACCGGGATGGGCGACAACGTCATCGCGACCCAGGAATTGTTCCGCTACGAAAGCTTCATCGCACCCGATGGGGAAGAGAAGGATCGCTGGATTTCGCTCGGCATCCATCCGCACACGCCGAAGCTGGCCAAGTATCGCGACCAGTTGCGGATGCCGACGCCCGATGCGCCGCCGCCTGCTGCCGGTGGCAACGGCGGCTTCTGGTCGCGGGGCCGCTGA
- a CDS encoding Flp family type IVb pilin, whose protein sequence is MMQAIARFLKEEDGATAIEYGLIAGLVSLGIILALTALGGSLDGLFKRISTKVTSIT, encoded by the coding sequence ATCATGCAAGCGATCGCTCGGTTCTTGAAAGAAGAAGACGGTGCAACAGCCATTGAATATGGCTTGATTGCGGGTCTGGTCTCGCTGGGCATTATCCTTGCGCTGACTGCGCTGGGCGGAAGCCTCGACGGATTATTCAAACGAATTTCTACGAAAGTCACGTCCATCACGTAA
- a CDS encoding type II secretion system F family protein, translating to MSVAVLGILCMALLLIAAALWLWQSSSARTRRNAASAFVEQQLGRSVASVAAVAAPAPEVSPGRAPMRVSGIGGHWDNLLLRAGMTGDTRFYAPMIGLMVILPLVALLFSGVLAAVIMAGLVVVGTYFRLWYAASKRNAVMVRQLPGLIDGLVRLITIGNSLGSAFHTAVPGVDRPLFDVLERANQLNRAGMELDASLFYVARLYRFRELELVAAVIGVALRFGGRSDMVLERMAGFMRDLQQAREELHALSAEVRLSAWILALLPIFVAGFIVIFNNAMFMGMWDDASGKKMLLGAVFLQVAGSFWLYRMAKSV from the coding sequence ATGAGCGTCGCGGTCCTGGGCATTCTCTGCATGGCGCTGCTGCTGATCGCGGCGGCGCTGTGGCTGTGGCAGTCGTCGTCGGCGCGCACGCGTCGCAATGCCGCGAGTGCGTTCGTCGAACAGCAACTGGGCCGGTCGGTGGCGTCGGTGGCGGCCGTGGCCGCGCCTGCGCCCGAGGTCAGCCCAGGGCGCGCGCCCATGCGTGTGTCGGGCATAGGCGGACACTGGGACAACCTGCTGCTGCGCGCGGGCATGACCGGGGACACCCGGTTCTACGCCCCCATGATCGGATTGATGGTGATCCTGCCGCTGGTGGCGCTGCTGTTCAGCGGTGTGCTGGCCGCGGTCATCATGGCCGGATTGGTTGTCGTTGGCACCTATTTCCGCCTGTGGTACGCAGCCAGCAAACGCAACGCCGTCATGGTGCGGCAGCTGCCCGGGCTGATCGATGGCCTGGTGCGCCTGATCACGATCGGCAACAGCCTGGGCTCGGCGTTCCATACGGCGGTGCCTGGCGTGGATCGCCCCTTGTTCGATGTGCTGGAGCGCGCCAATCAGTTGAACCGCGCGGGCATGGAACTGGATGCATCCCTGTTCTATGTGGCCCGCCTGTATCGCTTTCGCGAGCTGGAACTGGTGGCGGCCGTGATCGGTGTCGCGCTGCGTTTTGGTGGACGCAGCGACATGGTGCTTGAACGGATGGCGGGCTTCATGCGCGACCTGCAACAGGCGCGTGAAGAACTGCATGCCTTGTCGGCCGAGGTGCGCCTGTCGGCCTGGATCCTGGCGCTGCTGCCGATCTTCGTGGCCGGGTTCATTGTCATTTTCAACAATGCCATGTTCATGGGCATGTGGGATGACGCGTCGGGCAAGAAGATGCTGCTTGGTGCGGTGTTCCTGCAGGTTGCCGGTTCCTTCTGGCTGTATCGCATGGCGAAGTCGGTATGA
- a CDS encoding MHYT domain-containing protein gives MQPGDIIPLQFDSGLVALSFAISVLGAYVALLAASRIRTPDNRTHIGYVVASAVALGGVGIWGMHFIGMAAQIIPSRVAYGAPMTVFSLFVAMAFSGAALWFVGRARFTLARCAVAGVVAGLGVVAMHYLGMDSMRMSAVFDWNGWLVTASFLVAIVAATVALWLAFNLYTEWQRIGAAVLMALAVCGMHYLGVAAGAIVCTEPREFTGLQFDGEVLPYAVFLISLVSLIVMRYEIYRSSRESHLQMASKLETVLTTRQQVEG, from the coding sequence ATGCAACCTGGCGACATCATTCCCTTGCAGTTCGACAGTGGTCTGGTCGCCCTTTCTTTCGCGATTTCGGTTCTTGGCGCGTATGTCGCGCTGCTGGCCGCAAGCCGAATCCGGACCCCGGACAACCGCACGCACATCGGTTATGTGGTGGCGTCGGCGGTAGCGCTTGGCGGCGTCGGTATCTGGGGGATGCACTTTATCGGCATGGCTGCGCAGATCATCCCTTCGCGGGTGGCCTACGGCGCCCCCATGACGGTATTCAGCCTGTTCGTTGCGATGGCATTTTCGGGCGCTGCCCTGTGGTTCGTCGGCCGGGCGCGATTCACGCTGGCCCGCTGCGCGGTCGCCGGGGTGGTGGCCGGGCTGGGCGTGGTGGCCATGCATTACCTGGGCATGGACTCGATGCGCATGTCGGCGGTTTTCGATTGGAATGGCTGGCTGGTTACCGCGTCCTTCCTGGTGGCGATCGTCGCCGCCACCGTGGCCCTGTGGCTGGCGTTCAACCTGTATACCGAATGGCAGCGCATCGGCGCCGCGGTGTTGATGGCGTTGGCCGTGTGCGGCATGCACTACCTGGGCGTGGCTGCGGGGGCGATCGTATGCACCGAGCCGCGCGAATTCACCGGCCTGCAGTTCGACGGTGAAGTGCTTCCATACGCCGTGTTCCTGATCTCGCTGGTGAGCCTGATCGTGATGCGCTACGAGATTTACCGCAGCAGCCGCGAAAGCCATCTGCAGATGGCCAGCAAACTGGAAACGGTGCTGACGACGCGGCAGCAGGTCGAAGGGTAG
- a CDS encoding pilus assembly protein CpaE yields the protein MNARTKELASLHDARRFLFFTTDNTAAQHLAAALADDGMMVQEDAASDRLSVRLAELIPQMVFLDFGIDESQPGKMAQATELARQLARVAPTLPVVAVGSITRPEGAIAALRAGVRDFIDLANENEVQDVVRRVLQSNGGGRSRRPGRGQLIVILGVRAGVGASTLGAHLSTLVHMQMSAPPAAPEAGRKAPAATGSQKAALLDLGWPIADGQLYLNVSGTFHFAEAVRNLRRFDETLVNTALSRSASGVTVIPLPRDLSEMRTVSHADSLGLLEKLREHFGVLLADLGGFTNPEFVASLVRAADQTWLVTDQGVGSLVSLADILRDLDSRDVDRSRLRLVVNRYDERYGMTSDQISERFGVELLAALPDRTLALMSSTNQGRLLHEVSDRDPYVRAVQNLADALSERTEKAGTNKWLSRWLPGVQKHLA from the coding sequence ATGAACGCGCGAACCAAGGAGTTAGCCAGTTTGCACGATGCCCGCCGTTTCCTGTTCTTCACGACAGACAACACCGCCGCCCAACACCTGGCCGCTGCATTGGCCGATGACGGGATGATGGTGCAGGAAGACGCGGCATCGGATCGCCTGTCGGTCAGGCTGGCTGAACTCATTCCGCAGATGGTGTTCCTGGATTTCGGGATCGATGAATCGCAACCCGGCAAGATGGCGCAGGCCACCGAGCTGGCTCGCCAGCTTGCACGCGTCGCGCCGACGCTGCCAGTGGTCGCGGTCGGATCGATCACCCGGCCCGAAGGCGCGATTGCCGCGCTGCGTGCCGGTGTCCGGGACTTCATCGACCTCGCCAACGAGAACGAAGTCCAGGACGTCGTGCGGCGGGTGCTGCAGTCCAATGGCGGCGGCCGTTCGCGCCGGCCCGGCCGCGGGCAACTGATCGTCATCCTGGGCGTGCGCGCCGGGGTGGGGGCAAGCACCTTGGGGGCGCATCTGTCCACCCTGGTTCACATGCAGATGAGCGCGCCGCCGGCCGCGCCGGAAGCGGGCCGCAAGGCGCCTGCCGCCACCGGCTCGCAAAAGGCCGCGCTGCTCGACCTGGGCTGGCCGATCGCCGATGGGCAGCTCTACCTGAACGTATCGGGCACCTTCCACTTTGCCGAGGCCGTGCGCAACCTGCGCCGCTTCGACGAGACGCTGGTCAACACGGCGCTGTCGCGCAGCGCAAGCGGCGTGACCGTGATCCCGCTGCCAAGGGACCTGAGCGAAATGCGCACGGTGTCCCATGCGGACTCGCTGGGCCTGCTCGAAAAGTTGCGCGAACACTTTGGCGTGTTGCTGGCCGATCTTGGCGGCTTCACCAATCCCGAATTTGTCGCGAGCCTGGTGCGCGCGGCCGACCAGACCTGGCTGGTGACCGATCAGGGCGTGGGATCGCTGGTGTCGCTGGCCGACATCCTGCGCGATCTGGATAGCCGCGATGTGGACCGATCGCGTCTGCGCCTGGTGGTCAATCGCTACGACGAACGGTACGGCATGACGTCCGATCAGATTTCCGAGCGTTTTGGTGTCGAGCTGCTGGCGGCCTTGCCGGATCGCACCCTGGCTTTGATGAGCAGCACCAACCAGGGCCGCCTGCTGCACGAGGTGTCCGATCGCGACCCCTATGTGCGCGCGGTGCAGAACCTGGCCGATGCCTTGTCGGAACGGACCGAAAAGGCAGGCACGAACAAGTGGTTGTCGCGCTGGTTGCCCGGCGTGCAGAAGCATCTGGCCTAG
- a CDS encoding TadE/TadG family type IV pilus assembly protein, whose translation MQCRFKSLARGRIFGLRRGNRMRGTGSTRPGSGRRVDYAPGRQSGVYAIEFAIVFPIFFLLFYGVLTFGLIFTAQQSLTLAAEDGARATLRYRLVTAPSTPSVMMSQLNERLKLACQVAADRVSWLQNAGAAPTCQAVVNGRCANADGTAGASMCVARFTGGVPSARVFCGYEASDQCQATLTVAYNYRANPLVPTVLGLGLVVPSNLQGVATVTLDPALLQRMGTGA comes from the coding sequence ATGCAGTGCCGTTTCAAGTCCCTCGCAAGAGGCAGAATTTTTGGGTTACGCAGGGGAAACAGGATGCGTGGTACCGGCAGCACCAGGCCTGGCAGTGGCCGCCGTGTCGACTATGCACCAGGACGTCAGTCCGGGGTTTATGCGATCGAATTCGCCATTGTTTTCCCGATCTTCTTTTTGCTGTTCTACGGCGTGTTGACGTTCGGCCTGATTTTTACCGCCCAACAATCGCTGACGCTCGCAGCCGAAGATGGCGCGCGTGCGACATTGCGCTATCGCCTGGTGACCGCGCCGAGCACGCCATCAGTCATGATGTCCCAACTGAATGAACGCTTGAAGCTAGCCTGCCAGGTTGCCGCCGATCGCGTCAGCTGGCTACAGAACGCCGGCGCCGCGCCCACATGCCAGGCCGTCGTCAACGGCCGCTGCGCCAACGCGGACGGAACCGCGGGCGCTTCGATGTGCGTTGCCCGCTTCACCGGCGGCGTGCCCAGCGCCCGTGTCTTCTGCGGCTACGAAGCAAGCGATCAATGCCAGGCCACCCTGACCGTGGCCTACAACTACCGCGCCAATCCGCTGGTCCCGACCGTACTCGGCCTGGGCCTCGTCGTGCCCAGCAACCTGCAGGGTGTGGCCACCGTCACGCTAGACCCGGCCTTGCTGCAACGCATGGGCACGGGAGCCTGA
- a CDS encoding ShlB/FhaC/HecB family hemolysin secretion/activation protein — MPHRPRLRAVWLPAALLAALPYTSHSADSPGLGNPLDALPPRPAEPQPSAPPVVVPQTPASDAQQSTLARMVTPANFDVTGVTALPFADVVAILEPLAGKPTTVAELIAAADRITELYRQQGYVLSFALIQNQDFAGGLVKVTVVEGYVSSTQISGDVGPAITKLQDYARVIEQERPLTRKTLERQLNLMATVAGMKVKPELSLPKRADGATELTLAVDHKAFRFDAGISNLSTGTHAIVTATASSLTPLAEQVQLMAAVPSGSDKLQYYAGNVVVPIGSDGMTIKADAFSYRAEPQNDILQAQGLDREIQNQRAGVSVSYLFIISNQQALTGTAGVYASSSRDTYRSQATGASAQLTTHLRVLHADVTYADSSLLRSRRLTASINKGLDALDARQNQQGIGVNYDLDFTRFTLGGTQSLTLPAQFGLSFSALGQYSSNSLPTSEQITFGGQRFARGYPAGEVGGDKGYGAAFEINRRFATGLAYVPVVQPYVVADAARASLNDSRFTLATRKLASVALGLRVTDQKRYALDLNLAKPVGDRPVNANGRPLRFNANYSFQFE, encoded by the coding sequence ATGCCCCATCGCCCCCGCCTGCGCGCTGTCTGGCTACCCGCAGCGCTGCTGGCCGCCCTGCCCTATACCAGTCACTCTGCGGATAGCCCCGGCCTAGGCAACCCGCTGGACGCGTTGCCGCCACGCCCGGCCGAACCTCAGCCGTCGGCGCCGCCGGTCGTGGTCCCGCAGACGCCGGCGTCGGATGCGCAGCAGTCAACCCTGGCCCGGATGGTCACGCCCGCCAACTTCGATGTGACGGGCGTCACGGCGCTTCCCTTTGCTGATGTCGTCGCGATCCTTGAGCCGCTCGCGGGCAAGCCCACGACCGTGGCCGAACTGATTGCGGCGGCGGATCGCATTACCGAGCTCTATCGTCAGCAAGGCTATGTGCTGTCTTTCGCGTTGATCCAGAATCAGGACTTTGCCGGCGGGTTGGTCAAGGTCACGGTGGTCGAGGGCTACGTCAGCAGCACGCAGATCAGCGGCGACGTCGGGCCGGCGATCACGAAGCTGCAGGACTACGCGCGGGTCATCGAGCAGGAACGCCCGCTGACCCGCAAGACGCTGGAACGCCAGCTGAACCTGATGGCCACGGTGGCCGGCATGAAGGTCAAGCCGGAGCTCAGTCTGCCAAAACGCGCAGACGGTGCGACGGAACTCACGCTGGCCGTCGACCACAAGGCTTTCCGCTTCGACGCCGGCATCAGCAATCTGAGCACCGGCACCCACGCCATCGTGACCGCCACCGCAAGCAGCCTGACACCGCTGGCGGAACAGGTGCAGTTGATGGCCGCCGTGCCGAGCGGCAGCGACAAGTTGCAGTACTACGCGGGCAATGTGGTGGTGCCGATCGGCAGCGATGGCATGACGATCAAGGCCGATGCATTCAGCTATCGCGCGGAGCCGCAGAACGACATCCTGCAGGCGCAGGGACTGGACCGCGAGATCCAGAATCAGCGCGCGGGGGTCAGCGTCAGCTATCTCTTCATCATCAGCAACCAACAGGCGCTGACCGGCACGGCCGGCGTCTATGCATCAAGCAGCCGCGATACCTATCGCAGCCAGGCGACCGGCGCATCGGCGCAACTGACGACGCATCTGCGGGTGCTGCATGCCGACGTCACGTACGCCGACAGTTCCCTGCTGCGATCGCGCCGCCTGACGGCAAGCATCAACAAGGGACTGGATGCGCTGGATGCGCGCCAGAACCAGCAGGGCATCGGCGTCAACTACGACCTTGATTTCACGCGCTTCACGCTGGGCGGCACGCAGTCGCTGACGTTGCCTGCGCAGTTCGGTCTGTCGTTCTCGGCCCTGGGTCAGTACAGCTCCAACTCCTTGCCCACGTCGGAGCAGATCACGTTTGGCGGACAACGTTTCGCGCGCGGGTATCCGGCCGGTGAAGTGGGGGGCGACAAGGGCTACGGCGCGGCGTTCGAAATCAATCGCCGGTTTGCCACCGGCCTTGCCTATGTGCCGGTGGTCCAGCCGTATGTGGTGGCCGATGCCGCGCGGGCGTCGCTCAATGACAGCCGCTTTACGTTGGCAACGCGCAAGCTGGCTTCCGTGGCGCTTGGCCTCAGGGTCACGGACCAGAAACGGTATGCGCTCGACCTCAATCTGGCCAAGCCTGTCGGCGATCGTCCAGTCAATGCCAATGGTCGTCCATTGCGCTTCAACGCGAACTATTCGTTCCAGTTCGAATAA
- a CDS encoding TadE/TadG family type IV pilus assembly protein, translating into MRAHFLIAARRNRAARPRRQRGVAALEFSLVCLLFLLIFFGIASYGALLVVQQTLSRAAQEGARAMLQASIAPSQTTTASAMGCSAANASMAWLNQFRETLGQGPVVCAPSIQPCTYSSVLTCGTVEVTYANYRNYPLIPELVPLGAWLETIFGPGSNWIPLNLTSRGTVQIGATAS; encoded by the coding sequence ATGCGCGCCCATTTCCTGATTGCCGCCCGACGTAACCGCGCCGCACGCCCGCGCCGCCAACGCGGGGTCGCCGCGCTCGAGTTCTCGCTCGTGTGCCTGCTGTTCCTGTTGATCTTCTTTGGCATCGCCAGCTACGGCGCCTTGCTGGTCGTGCAGCAGACCCTGTCGCGCGCCGCGCAGGAAGGCGCGCGCGCCATGCTGCAGGCGTCCATCGCGCCGTCGCAGACCACCACCGCCAGCGCGATGGGCTGTTCCGCGGCCAATGCGTCCATGGCCTGGCTGAACCAGTTCCGCGAAACGCTCGGCCAGGGGCCGGTGGTCTGTGCGCCATCGATCCAGCCGTGCACCTACAGCTCGGTGCTGACGTGCGGCACGGTCGAAGTCACCTACGCCAACTATCGCAACTACCCGCTGATTCCTGAACTGGTCCCGCTGGGCGCATGGCTCGAAACGATCTTCGGGCCGGGCAGCAACTGGATTCCCCTCAACCTGACGTCCCGCGGCACCGTGCAGATCGGCGCGACCGCGAGCTGA
- a CDS encoding A24 family peptidase encodes MGIDMVNAFHLGSFVVLCSLVLIGDLSVRKVFNVLVVLGLVVQGVFLVWGDVGANGLVNQVEPAVTGLVVGFVLLLPLYAFRAMGAGDVKFFAVVGWWMGPAALLPVFVIASLMAAAHAIAVTMAGSIWSLAARDIGQRLAAVLPMPAARRTATGTQRRRERRGIPYAAYMAAGAVGMLVWQS; translated from the coding sequence TTGGGCATCGATATGGTCAACGCATTTCACCTTGGAAGCTTTGTCGTGCTTTGCAGCCTGGTGCTGATCGGCGACCTGTCGGTGCGCAAAGTGTTCAACGTGCTGGTTGTTCTGGGGTTGGTCGTGCAAGGCGTTTTCCTTGTCTGGGGTGATGTTGGCGCCAACGGCCTTGTGAACCAGGTGGAACCCGCAGTGACGGGACTCGTCGTCGGCTTTGTGCTTCTGCTGCCTTTGTATGCGTTTCGCGCGATGGGAGCGGGGGACGTCAAGTTTTTTGCGGTCGTGGGGTGGTGGATGGGCCCCGCTGCGTTGTTGCCGGTTTTTGTGATCGCCAGCCTGATGGCAGCGGCCCATGCCATTGCGGTGACGATGGCGGGGTCGATCTGGTCACTTGCGGCGCGGGACATCGGTCAGCGATTGGCTGCGGTTCTGCCGATGCCTGCGGCGCGGCGTACTGCAACCGGTACACAAAGACGCCGGGAACGGCGCGGAATTCCGTATGCCGCCTACATGGCGGCGGGGGCGGTGGGAATGCTGGTCTGGCAATCGTGA
- the cpaB gene encoding Flp pilus assembly protein CpaB, protein MNNVTKIVAALLVLVALLLGVYALMLVQTPDAPPPTQASNPVSPTQFQVVVADKLLPAGTVIDPASLKVVPLPINPAGSFTTVGALTGKIPRIDIGPGTPVVDATLAKGLTLQLKEGERAVAVSVDEVVGSGNRVTPGDMVDVFFTLKQSQDISKTQSRLLLSRLRVLTYGQDSVDGPPASEETLRNNGPVVPRTAVLAVPTADVNRLLLATQNGRLQLALRHPTDPTVPDVALFPDVPTVLAAKGTLTPEQREALKNADNLAYAGNELSGLAGEGRTAPPPRAVSQVVAPRPAAPRPVATPTLPRVQPNTVEVVRGTQRETVGF, encoded by the coding sequence ATGAACAATGTGACCAAGATCGTTGCGGCGCTGCTGGTCCTGGTGGCCCTGCTGCTGGGCGTCTATGCCCTGATGCTCGTCCAGACCCCGGACGCCCCGCCGCCGACGCAGGCCAGCAATCCCGTGTCGCCGACCCAGTTCCAGGTGGTCGTGGCCGACAAGCTGCTGCCCGCCGGCACGGTCATCGACCCGGCCTCGCTGAAGGTCGTGCCGCTGCCCATCAACCCCGCCGGCAGCTTCACGACAGTGGGTGCCCTGACCGGCAAGATTCCCAGGATCGACATCGGTCCGGGCACGCCCGTGGTCGACGCGACGCTGGCCAAAGGCCTGACGCTGCAACTCAAGGAAGGCGAGCGCGCGGTGGCGGTGTCGGTGGACGAAGTGGTCGGCAGCGGCAATCGTGTCACGCCGGGCGACATGGTCGATGTGTTCTTCACGCTCAAACAATCGCAGGACATCAGCAAGACCCAGTCGCGCCTGCTGCTGTCCAGGCTGCGCGTGCTGACCTATGGCCAGGACTCGGTCGATGGCCCGCCGGCTTCTGAAGAAACGCTGCGCAACAATGGTCCCGTCGTACCGCGCACGGCGGTGCTGGCCGTGCCCACGGCGGACGTGAACCGCCTGTTGCTGGCGACCCAGAACGGGCGTCTGCAACTGGCGCTGCGTCACCCCACCGATCCCACCGTGCCTGATGTGGCCTTGTTCCCCGATGTGCCGACGGTCCTGGCGGCCAAGGGGACCCTGACGCCGGAGCAGCGCGAGGCGCTCAAGAACGCCGACAACCTGGCCTATGCCGGCAACGAGCTGAGCGGCCTGGCCGGTGAGGGCCGCACCGCGCCACCGCCGCGCGCGGTGTCGCAGGTGGTGGCCCCGCGTCCGGCCGCGCCGCGGCCGGTGGCGACGCCGACGTTGCCGCGTGTCCAGCCGAACACGGTGGAAGTGGTGCGCGGCACGCAGCGCGAAACGGTCGGTTTTTAA
- a CDS encoding Flp family type IVb pilin: MQDIMKFLKDEEGATAIEYGLIAGLVAVGIIVALTALGTDLSLLFGRISAKLTGATGTAPATGTGSN; this comes from the coding sequence ATGCAAGACATCATGAAGTTTTTGAAAGACGAAGAAGGCGCCACGGCCATCGAGTATGGCTTGATCGCTGGGTTGGTGGCCGTCGGGATCATCGTCGCTCTGACGGCGTTGGGTACCGACCTGTCACTGCTGTTTGGGCGCATCTCGGCCAAGCTGACTGGAGCAACGGGAACGGCACCAGCGACAGGAACCGGCAGCAATTGA
- a CDS encoding type II and III secretion system protein family protein, with product MDLRKWPLAAALALCFIVPAGAADDGPRQVSVAVRDQYQLSIPGALERVAVVDPEVADVVLEKATETRRGSVAVVGKKPGTTMVSVWLRGVEAPQIYLVRVTGDLATLLPDEGVKTQIYGDTAVMSGRADSLLAHRRAAAAADNAVGAQQVFDNSLVEAGGVVQVEVKVVEFNKQTLKEAGFNFSASNTRGSFNFGLASQIAPTGAMFDLALGLTRGNFLLDTNLRLLESNGLARVLAEPTLVALSGQSAKFLAGGELPVPQAGGLGTTTVVYKPFGIGLTVTPTVLSKDRIALKVAPEASDLDYTNGVNINGTQIPAIITRRADTTVELGDGESYVIGGLVSRTTSSNLSKMPLLGDLPIIGAFFRSMNYQQREKELLIVVTPRLVRPIMKGVALPLPGASQDKRDTPANAWGSYVLGIASGDELPGFSK from the coding sequence ATGGATCTCCGCAAATGGCCGCTCGCGGCAGCGCTTGCCCTGTGTTTCATCGTGCCCGCCGGTGCGGCCGATGACGGCCCGCGGCAGGTGTCGGTCGCGGTGCGCGATCAGTATCAGCTGTCGATTCCGGGCGCGCTCGAACGCGTGGCCGTGGTCGATCCGGAAGTGGCGGATGTCGTGCTGGAAAAGGCCACGGAAACGCGCCGCGGCAGTGTGGCGGTGGTGGGCAAGAAGCCTGGCACGACCATGGTGTCGGTGTGGCTGCGCGGCGTGGAAGCCCCGCAGATCTATCTGGTCCGCGTGACGGGCGATCTGGCCACCTTGCTGCCCGATGAAGGCGTCAAGACCCAGATCTACGGCGACACGGCCGTGATGAGTGGCCGTGCCGATTCCCTGCTGGCGCATCGCCGCGCGGCGGCGGCAGCCGACAACGCCGTGGGCGCGCAGCAGGTCTTCGACAACTCGTTGGTCGAAGCGGGCGGCGTGGTCCAGGTCGAGGTGAAAGTTGTCGAATTCAACAAACAGACCTTGAAGGAAGCCGGCTTCAACTTCTCGGCCAGCAACACGCGCGGTTCCTTCAACTTCGGGCTGGCCAGCCAGATCGCGCCCACCGGCGCCATGTTCGACCTGGCCTTGGGACTGACGCGCGGCAACTTCCTGCTCGATACCAATCTGCGTCTGCTCGAATCGAATGGGCTGGCGCGGGTGCTGGCCGAACCGACACTGGTCGCCTTGTCGGGGCAGAGCGCCAAGTTCCTGGCGGGCGGCGAACTGCCGGTGCCCCAGGCAGGTGGCCTGGGCACCACGACCGTGGTCTACAAGCCCTTCGGTATCGGCCTGACGGTCACGCCCACCGTGCTGTCCAAGGATCGCATCGCGCTGAAGGTGGCGCCCGAAGCCAGCGATCTGGACTACACGAACGGCGTCAACATCAACGGCACGCAGATCCCCGCGATCATCACGCGGCGCGCCGATACGACGGTGGAATTGGGCGACGGCGAAAGCTACGTGATCGGCGGGCTGGTCTCGCGGACGACGTCGTCGAACCTGTCGAAGATGCCCCTGCTTGGCGACCTGCCGATCATTGGCGCCTTCTTCAGAAGCATGAACTATCAGCAGCGCGAAAAAGAGCTGCTGATCGTGGTCACGCCGCGCCTGGTGCGGCCGATCATGAAAGGTGTGGCGCTACCCCTGCCGGGCGCGTCGCAGGACAAGCGCGATACCCCGGCCAATGCCTGGGGCAGTTATGTGTTGGGGATTGCCAGCGGCGACGAGCTGCCGGGCTTTTCCAAATAG